One genomic segment of Nitrosopumilus sp. b3 includes these proteins:
- a CDS encoding methyl-accepting chemotaxis protein gives MKFQILFSVLIVLLIINTPNSFSEELELFTNSKVYAPSHTLQVYGKGLPEENLILRIFAPDESIAKFDQITTESDGSFNYGLLTWPQPSTNFPYGTYTVEVISTQQNGISQKIDVKFSSTTELVDVPVERIVNTLVFAPETAAINHPIRVFVQTTSDGLLIGNEPSKLLGTTHVHLPSGISIPLSNSFKTLHQGLYFVDYVPREEGTHVFHVVAFSQGTTSHGSAATNVLRQDLGGISEQIITLNSILDETSEELNVLKSEIAGFDTTLDRASVQIDENIGTISTSVEFITEASSQLNALMLPIIASIGLIVALQVTILTRRR, from the coding sequence ATGAAATTTCAAATTCTCTTTTCTGTTTTAATTGTATTATTAATTATCAATACTCCGAACTCATTTTCAGAAGAACTGGAATTATTCACAAATAGCAAGGTGTATGCACCTTCTCATACTTTACAGGTTTATGGAAAAGGATTGCCTGAAGAAAATCTAATACTACGAATATTTGCACCTGATGAATCTATTGCAAAATTTGATCAAATAACAACCGAGTCAGATGGCTCCTTCAATTATGGATTACTTACATGGCCACAACCATCCACGAATTTTCCTTATGGTACATACACTGTAGAAGTAATTAGTACACAACAAAATGGAATATCCCAAAAAATCGATGTAAAGTTTTCATCCACAACAGAACTAGTTGATGTGCCTGTTGAAAGAATTGTAAATACTCTAGTATTTGCACCTGAAACTGCTGCAATTAATCATCCTATTCGAGTATTTGTGCAAACTACTAGTGATGGTCTCTTAATTGGAAATGAACCTTCAAAATTATTAGGAACTACACATGTACACCTGCCTTCTGGAATTTCCATTCCTTTATCAAATTCATTTAAGACTCTTCATCAGGGATTATACTTTGTTGATTATGTTCCAAGAGAAGAAGGAACTCATGTGTTTCATGTAGTTGCATTTAGTCAGGGAACAACATCGCATGGTTCTGCGGCAACTAACGTTCTAAGACAAGATCTTGGTGGAATTTCAGAACAAATTATCACATTAAATTCTATTCTAGATGAGACCTCAGAAGAACTCAATGTACTCAAATCAGAAATTGCAGGATTTGATACAACTTTAGATCGTGCAAGTGTTCAGATTGATGAAAATATTGGGACGATTTCAACTTCTGTTGAATTCATTACGGAGGCATCTTCTCAACTTAATGCATTAATGTTGCCAATTATAGCATCAATTGGATTAATTGTTGCATTACAGGTAACTATTCTTACCAGACGAAGATAG
- a CDS encoding ThiF family adenylyltransferase: MANIIFTIPSVLNQSGGEKKTEISADSLTDAFTKISELMGDDFKRRVLESDGTPRSLINIYINGKNAKFSDGMKTDLKDGDEVYILPAVAGGSEELSAKELDKFSRQVMLEEIGYNGQLKLKNAQVCVVGTGGLGNPITSRLAAMGVGTLRIVDRDVIELSNLHRQTMFDEGDVGQVKVEIAAKKLQKLNPECNIEALAVSVNDYTALEVVEGCDVVIDALDSVNARYALNKACVKFGIPFVTGAAVGVSGQAFTVIPKVSACYYCMFPDLNEDTMPTCSIEGVHPSILSIVGGIEVAEAVKIIIGKKPSLSEKILHIDLENLDFNSVKTFRADECPICGTGKLEVVPKEELILEELCGRNRGKRTYSITPTDTFDLDVNAVTNIAKEKGFIIDNQGGLGLSLRTNELSVSFMKKGSAVVVGPKDESDAIALYKSLLGKEIKA, encoded by the coding sequence GTGGCAAACATCATATTCACAATACCTTCTGTGTTGAATCAAAGTGGAGGCGAGAAAAAGACTGAAATTTCAGCTGATTCACTTACTGATGCATTTACCAAAATTTCTGAGTTGATGGGTGATGATTTTAAGAGGCGTGTATTGGAAAGTGATGGAACACCCCGCTCATTGATTAATATCTATATCAACGGAAAGAATGCAAAATTCTCTGATGGCATGAAAACAGATCTAAAAGATGGTGATGAGGTTTACATTTTACCTGCAGTTGCTGGAGGCTCTGAAGAACTATCTGCAAAAGAACTTGATAAATTTTCACGTCAAGTAATGTTGGAGGAAATTGGTTATAATGGCCAACTAAAATTAAAAAATGCTCAAGTTTGTGTTGTTGGAACCGGTGGTTTGGGAAATCCCATTACATCAAGACTAGCTGCGATGGGAGTTGGAACTTTGAGAATTGTTGATAGAGATGTAATAGAATTATCAAACTTGCATAGACAAACAATGTTTGATGAGGGTGATGTAGGTCAAGTTAAAGTAGAAATAGCTGCAAAAAAATTACAAAAATTAAATCCTGAATGCAATATAGAAGCACTTGCAGTTTCTGTTAATGATTATACTGCACTTGAAGTTGTTGAAGGGTGCGATGTTGTAATTGATGCACTTGATAGTGTTAATGCACGATATGCATTGAATAAGGCTTGTGTGAAGTTTGGAATTCCGTTTGTTACAGGAGCTGCAGTTGGGGTTTCAGGACAAGCTTTTACTGTAATTCCAAAAGTATCTGCATGTTACTATTGCATGTTCCCTGATCTTAATGAGGATACAATGCCAACATGTAGTATTGAAGGTGTACATCCATCAATTCTTTCAATAGTTGGTGGAATTGAAGTTGCAGAAGCTGTAAAAATTATTATTGGAAAAAAACCATCCCTTTCTGAAAAAATTTTACACATTGATTTGGAAAATCTAGATTTTAATTCTGTTAAAACATTTAGGGCTGATGAGTGTCCAATTTGTGGAACAGGAAAACTTGAAGTTGTTCCAAAAGAGGAATTGATCTTGGAAGAATTATGTGGAAGAAACAGAGGAAAAAGAACTTACTCTATTACTCCTACTGACACATTTGATCTTGATGTAAATGCTGTAACTAACATTGCAAAAGAAAAAGGATTCATTATAGATAATCAAGGGGGACTTGGTTTGTCTCTAAGAACTAATGAGTTATCAGTAAGTTTTATGAAGAAAGGCTCAGCTGTTGTAGTTGGACCTAAAGATGAATCTGATGCTATTGCATTATACAAAAGTCTCCTAGGCAAAGAGATCAAGGCTTAA
- a CDS encoding threonine synthase yields MTRTSLQCRECKKEYENAFKYICDECFGPLDVKYDFPTITKNTFANREHTYWRYFELLPIEKKSNIVSIGAGMTPLIKADNLGKKLGLNNLYIKNDSVNPTFSFKDRPAGVAVSKAREFVLSAVGCASTGNLASATAAHAAKAGLPCHVFAPSNIEMAKIAQALSYGANYIAVDGTYDDANRIAAQIGDSKGIGIVNINMRSHYVEGSKTFAFEVAEQLDWQLPDQLVIPVGSGAMLNAICKGFEELQTVSLLDDVSNMHMIAAQPHGCAPIVDAFKNKSKEVIPVENPDTVAKSLAIGDPGDGRYVLKRLAQYNGFAEECNNKEILDAILLLAQTEGIFTEPAGGVSISVLQKMVEQGKIDANDKVVCYVTGNGLKATESIMEVLKKPEVMKADISEISAVVN; encoded by the coding sequence TTGACTAGAACTTCATTACAATGCAGGGAATGCAAAAAGGAGTATGAAAATGCATTCAAGTATATTTGTGATGAGTGCTTTGGACCACTTGATGTAAAATATGACTTTCCTACAATCACCAAAAATACATTTGCAAATCGTGAACATACCTATTGGAGGTATTTTGAATTACTACCTATAGAGAAAAAATCCAACATTGTCAGTATTGGAGCTGGAATGACCCCTCTAATCAAAGCTGATAATCTTGGAAAAAAATTAGGATTAAACAACCTCTACATCAAAAATGACTCTGTCAATCCTACATTTTCATTCAAGGATAGGCCTGCAGGTGTTGCAGTATCAAAAGCCCGAGAGTTTGTATTGTCTGCTGTTGGATGTGCATCTACTGGTAATTTGGCCTCAGCTACTGCTGCCCATGCAGCAAAGGCTGGATTACCCTGTCATGTATTTGCTCCAAGTAATATAGAAATGGCAAAAATTGCACAAGCATTGTCCTATGGTGCAAACTATATCGCAGTTGATGGTACATATGATGATGCAAACAGAATTGCTGCACAAATTGGTGATAGCAAAGGAATTGGTATAGTAAACATTAACATGCGATCCCATTATGTAGAGGGATCAAAAACATTTGCATTCGAAGTTGCCGAACAACTTGATTGGCAACTACCTGATCAACTGGTGATTCCAGTTGGAAGTGGTGCAATGCTTAATGCTATTTGTAAAGGCTTTGAAGAATTACAAACCGTTTCATTACTTGATGATGTTTCCAACATGCATATGATTGCAGCACAACCACATGGATGTGCACCCATAGTTGATGCATTTAAGAATAAATCTAAAGAAGTAATCCCAGTAGAGAATCCAGATACTGTAGCAAAAAGTTTAGCAATAGGCGATCCTGGTGATGGCAGGTATGTTCTAAAACGATTAGCCCAATACAATGGTTTTGCTGAAGAATGCAACAATAAAGAAATCCTTGATGCAATTTTACTGCTTGCACAAACTGAAGGAATATTCACTGAACCTGCAGGTGGGGTCTCAATATCGGTTCTTCAAAAAATGGTAGAGCAAGGAAAAATTGATGCAAATGATAAAGTAGTATGCTATGTAACTGGTAATGGTCTGAAAGCAACAGAATCAATCATGGAGGTTTTGAAGAAACCTGAAGTAATGAAAGCAGACATATCTGAAATCTCGGCGGTAGTAAACTAG
- the hisI gene encoding phosphoribosyl-AMP cyclohydrolase produces the protein MKKSIDDIDFEKSGGLVPVIVQDANTKDVLTLAYTNKESLELAKKTGNSWFWSRSRNKLWMKGEESGNTQKIREILVDCDSDAIIYLVEPSGPACHLGERVCFHNTLN, from the coding sequence ATGAAAAAATCCATTGATGATATAGATTTTGAAAAAAGTGGAGGCCTTGTTCCAGTAATTGTTCAGGATGCAAACACAAAAGATGTTTTGACTCTAGCTTATACCAACAAAGAATCTCTGGAATTAGCAAAAAAAACTGGGAACTCATGGTTTTGGAGCCGTTCTAGAAATAAACTTTGGATGAAAGGTGAAGAATCTGGAAATACTCAAAAGATTAGAGAAATTTTAGTTGACTGTGATTCAGATGCAATAATTTATCTTGTTGAACCATCAGGACCTGCATGTCACTTGGGTGAAAGAGTTTGTTTTCATAATACACTCAATTAG
- the hisF gene encoding imidazole glycerol phosphate synthase subunit HisF, which yields MTLTKRIIPCLDVKNGRVVKGLNFESIKDAGDPVELAKKYSDEGADELVFLDITASDEQRETIKDLVRSVASVIDIPFTVGGGVKSLEDARNILLNGADKVGINTGAINNPQIITELMELFGRQCIVVAIDAKRNYYVKENVTIFSDDDRKFWFEVFIFGGKKGTGIDAIQWAKKADQLGAGEILLTSIDRDGTKDGYDILLTKSIVDSVSIPVVASGGCGKPNDMVDVFQKTNVDAVLAASIFHYQTHGVEGVKIYLKEKEIPVRL from the coding sequence ATGACCTTAACAAAACGAATTATTCCATGTCTTGATGTTAAAAATGGCAGAGTAGTAAAAGGACTAAATTTTGAATCAATAAAGGATGCCGGTGATCCAGTCGAATTGGCTAAAAAATATAGTGATGAGGGTGCTGATGAGTTAGTATTTTTAGATATTACTGCATCAGATGAGCAAAGAGAAACAATCAAAGATTTAGTTAGAAGTGTTGCATCAGTAATTGATATTCCATTTACTGTTGGGGGTGGCGTTAAATCATTAGAAGATGCCAGAAATATTTTACTTAATGGTGCTGACAAAGTTGGGATTAATACAGGAGCAATAAACAATCCACAAATTATTACTGAACTAATGGAATTGTTTGGTCGTCAATGCATTGTAGTTGCAATTGATGCAAAAAGAAACTATTATGTAAAAGAAAATGTGACTATTTTTTCCGACGATGATAGAAAATTCTGGTTTGAGGTTTTCATTTTTGGTGGAAAGAAAGGAACTGGAATCGATGCAATACAATGGGCAAAAAAGGCAGATCAATTAGGTGCTGGAGAAATTTTACTTACAAGTATTGATAGAGATGGTACTAAAGATGGTTATGATATATTACTTACAAAATCAATTGTCGACTCTGTTTCTATTCCTGTAGTTGCATCAGGTGGATGTGGAAAACCAAATGATATGGTTGATGTATTTCAAAAAACAAATGTGGATGCAGTTTTGGCAGCTTCAATTTTTCACTATCAAACTCATGGTGTGGAAGGAGTAAAAATTTACCTAAAAGAAAAAGAAATTCCTGTAAGGTTATAA
- the hisA gene encoding 1-(5-phosphoribosyl)-5-[(5-phosphoribosylamino)methylideneamino]imidazole-4-carboxamide isomerase has translation MKIIPAIDLMNGQVVRLYKGDPKQKTVYSDDPVEIAKKWEADGADMLHIVDLDATLGLGSNISIIKKILKQVSIPVEVAGGLRNKSLIFDVIKICDRVVIGTLAFKDKNLLKKLLLSLGPEKIVISVDHKDGKIVIHGWQDKTEIKLIDSIKEFLEMGFTEFLLTNVSRDGTMEGPDLEFLEQACNLDKINVIASGGISNVGDVKDVKEKNPYGVILGKALYENKITIGEAKKIA, from the coding sequence ATGAAAATAATTCCTGCAATTGATCTAATGAATGGACAAGTAGTTCGACTTTACAAGGGTGATCCCAAACAAAAAACAGTATACAGTGATGATCCTGTAGAAATTGCAAAAAAATGGGAAGCCGACGGTGCTGATATGTTACATATTGTGGATTTAGATGCAACTTTGGGATTGGGCTCAAACATTTCAATTATAAAGAAAATCTTGAAGCAAGTTTCAATACCTGTTGAAGTCGCAGGTGGGTTGAGAAATAAATCATTAATTTTTGATGTAATCAAAATATGTGACAGAGTTGTAATTGGAACTTTGGCATTTAAAGACAAAAATTTACTAAAAAAATTATTGTTATCTTTAGGACCTGAAAAAATTGTTATTTCTGTTGATCACAAAGATGGGAAAATTGTAATTCATGGTTGGCAAGATAAAACTGAAATTAAATTAATTGACTCTATCAAAGAATTCCTTGAAATGGGTTTTACAGAATTTTTATTAACAAATGTAAGTCGTGATGGTACAATGGAAGGCCCAGACTTGGAATTTTTAGAACAGGCTTGTAATCTTGATAAAATAAATGTGATAGCCAGTGGTGGAATATCAAATGTTGGTGATGTTAAAGATGTTAAAGAAAAAAATCCATATGGTGTAATACTGGGTAAGGCTCTATATGAAAATAAGATCACGATAGGGGAAGCAAAGAAAATAGCATGA
- the hisH gene encoding imidazole glycerol phosphate synthase subunit HisH codes for MTSVAIFDYGAGNIFSLKNSLEKAGATVDVITNFDEPNNYSGLLLPGVGNFDPAINSIRNFSKTDFKDYVGGIPVLGICLGMEMFFEKSEEGKEKGLNVINGEVIVLPPTLKVPHMGWNDLEIKKPGKILEGVDDGSWVYFVHSYRVKPNSDDVITAVSDYGIKVPAVVEKDNFIGTQFHPEKSSSVGKIMIKNFLNVCKK; via the coding sequence ATGACAAGTGTTGCAATCTTTGATTATGGAGCTGGAAATATTTTCAGTTTGAAAAATTCTTTAGAAAAAGCAGGTGCCACAGTTGATGTAATTACAAACTTTGATGAACCAAACAACTATTCTGGATTACTACTTCCCGGTGTAGGGAACTTTGATCCTGCCATTAATAGTATTAGAAATTTTTCTAAAACCGATTTCAAAGACTATGTGGGAGGTATACCAGTTCTTGGAATTTGTCTTGGAATGGAAATGTTTTTTGAAAAGAGTGAAGAAGGGAAAGAAAAAGGATTGAATGTAATTAATGGTGAAGTAATTGTACTTCCACCAACACTAAAAGTCCCACATATGGGTTGGAATGATCTTGAAATTAAAAAACCAGGAAAAATACTTGAAGGTGTTGATGATGGTTCATGGGTTTACTTTGTACATTCTTATAGAGTCAAACCAAATTCTGATGATGTAATTACTGCTGTCTCTGATTATGGCATCAAGGTTCCTGCAGTAGTTGAGAAAGATAATTTTATTGGTACTCAATTCCATCCAGAAAAATCTAGCTCTGTTGGAAAGATAATGATTAAGAATTTTCTAAATGTGTGTAAAAAATGA
- a CDS encoding imidazoleglycerol-phosphate dehydratase has protein sequence MAPRKASINRNTKETSVQVAVNIDGFGKTNIKTGINFLDHLIVSFGKHGMMDIKINAKSNDGIEHHLIEDTAITLGQAIDKALGSRVGITRFSYASVPMDESLAEASIDLIKRPFWKSTLLIKRSKIEDVSKEDLEHFFQSLLQNLNSCIHLTVKYGDNDHHKVEAAIKSLAVAFRNASTKDKKQKGIPSTKGSM, from the coding sequence ATGGCCCCAAGAAAAGCATCAATCAATCGAAATACCAAAGAAACTAGCGTTCAAGTTGCTGTAAATATTGATGGATTTGGTAAAACAAACATCAAAACTGGCATTAATTTTCTTGATCACCTGATTGTATCTTTTGGAAAACATGGTATGATGGATATAAAAATTAATGCAAAGTCTAATGATGGAATTGAACATCATCTAATTGAAGACACTGCAATTACATTGGGACAAGCAATTGATAAAGCACTGGGATCACGAGTAGGGATTACTAGATTTAGTTATGCATCAGTTCCGATGGATGAATCATTAGCTGAAGCATCAATTGATTTGATAAAGCGCCCCTTTTGGAAATCAACTCTATTAATTAAACGAAGTAAAATTGAAGATGTTTCTAAAGAAGATCTTGAACATTTTTTTCAATCATTACTGCAAAACCTGAACAGCTGTATTCATCTTACTGTAAAGTATGGGGATAATGATCACCATAAAGTTGAAGCTGCCATTAAATCACTTGCTGTTGCATTTAGAAATGCTTCTACAAAGGATAAAAAGCAAAAAGGAATCCCAAGTACTAAAGGTTCAATGTAA
- a CDS encoding HAD hydrolase-like protein: MTLTKESNGIYIDNSSIDVLNEIDAVIFDCDGVLIDITKSYDLAIIKTTKYILETFAKINDTIDIDFQIIDGFKSTGGFNDEVDLTYAAIISLVAAKKLQKDPSSFIFDVIKNSDSSGIESVEKYLESLTDISEIKNQLSYPGSHHENILYQNFDQIFYGPQLYQKLFGKPSKFTFPGLIDQDDVILNDSLLEKLQNKFDSKIAMVTGRGKESVRYSLKELLEKFNLKNSFFLEDESRELAKPNPKSLLDSIGGMNSACTLYVGDSMEDFIMAKKATDLGHPTIFCGIIGTSKNPQDKLELFERNGAMLALDSINLLPKVLNLE, translated from the coding sequence ATGACTTTAACAAAAGAATCTAACGGGATCTACATTGATAACTCAAGTATTGATGTATTAAATGAAATTGATGCAGTAATTTTTGATTGTGATGGTGTTTTAATTGATATTACAAAATCTTATGACTTGGCAATAATTAAAACTACTAAATATATTCTGGAGACTTTTGCAAAAATTAATGATACTATAGATATTGATTTTCAAATAATTGATGGATTCAAATCTACTGGTGGATTTAATGATGAAGTTGATCTCACATATGCTGCAATAATTTCCCTTGTTGCAGCAAAAAAATTACAAAAAGATCCTTCTAGTTTTATTTTTGATGTAATAAAAAATTCTGATTCATCAGGTATTGAATCTGTAGAAAAATATCTTGAAAGTCTAACTGACATATCTGAAATTAAGAATCAATTATCTTATCCCGGCTCACATCATGAAAATATTTTATATCAAAATTTTGATCAAATTTTTTATGGTCCTCAATTGTATCAAAAATTATTTGGAAAACCATCTAAATTCACTTTTCCAGGTTTAATCGATCAAGATGATGTGATTTTAAATGATTCTTTACTTGAAAAATTACAAAATAAATTTGATTCAAAAATTGCAATGGTTACAGGTAGAGGAAAAGAATCTGTAAGATACTCATTAAAGGAATTATTAGAAAAATTTAATTTAAAAAATTCATTTTTTCTTGAGGATGAATCAAGAGAGCTTGCAAAACCTAATCCTAAATCACTTTTAGATTCAATAGGTGGTATGAATAGTGCTTGCACATTATATGTAGGAGATTCAATGGAGGATTTTATCATGGCAAAAAAAGCCACTGATTTGGGACATCCAACTATTTTTTGTGGAATAATCGGTACTAGCAAAAACCCTCAAGATAAACTTGAATTATTTGAGAGAAATGGTGCTATGTTGGCATTGGACTCAATTAACTTACTTCCAAAGGTATTAAATTTAGAATAA
- the hisC gene encoding histidinol-phosphate transaminase, whose product MKKNWFDEKIKKYSSIGGYKKPELLKDAVKLDSNENYVIPKQFQNDILLSAKKNSDVREYPLGGVERLIEMISKFIKIPSSMIGVGNGSDQILDLLLSNFASKDTKVLTSNPTFGFFEERCKLYSIPIIAIPFSDDMELDIKDFIEQSKDADILYLDSPNNPTGFQFPKNVLQKFIKSFEGLVIIDEAYGEFGDYSLANMVKHHENLIVVQTVSKSFGLAGLRLGYFIANKKFTDTFMNVLQYPYPLSTITIESGILALEKSNLMNDAVENIKTERKRIIDTLRKYDSFEVFDSKANFVLFDANGSYKRVFAALAEQGISIRKLGKIGNHEGCLRVSIGTKEMNSKFLLAIRDLLR is encoded by the coding sequence ATGAAAAAAAATTGGTTTGATGAAAAAATTAAAAAATATTCTTCTATTGGAGGATACAAAAAACCTGAACTTCTCAAAGATGCTGTAAAACTTGATTCAAATGAAAATTATGTTATTCCTAAACAATTTCAAAATGACATACTATTATCAGCTAAAAAAAATTCTGATGTAAGAGAATACCCTTTGGGTGGAGTAGAACGATTAATTGAGATGATATCTAAATTCATAAAAATTCCTTCTTCAATGATTGGTGTTGGAAATGGCTCTGATCAAATTTTAGATTTATTACTTTCTAATTTTGCATCAAAAGATACCAAAGTCCTTACATCCAATCCTACATTTGGATTTTTTGAAGAACGTTGTAAATTATATTCAATTCCAATCATAGCAATTCCATTTTCAGATGATATGGAGTTAGACATTAAAGATTTCATTGAACAATCCAAAGATGCAGATATCCTTTATCTTGACTCACCAAATAATCCAACTGGATTTCAATTTCCAAAAAATGTATTACAAAAATTCATAAAATCTTTTGAGGGTCTTGTAATAATTGATGAAGCATATGGAGAATTTGGTGATTACTCTCTTGCTAACATGGTAAAACATCATGAAAATTTGATTGTTGTTCAGACAGTATCAAAATCATTTGGTTTGGCAGGACTACGATTAGGATATTTTATTGCAAATAAGAAATTCACTGATACTTTCATGAACGTGCTTCAATATCCATATCCTCTAAGTACTATTACTATAGAATCTGGAATTTTAGCTTTAGAAAAATCAAATCTAATGAATGATGCAGTAGAGAACATCAAAACTGAAAGAAAAAGAATTATCGATACTTTACGAAAATATGATTCCTTTGAAGTCTTTGATTCCAAGGCTAATTTTGTCCTTTTTGATGCTAATGGTTCTTACAAAAGGGTCTTTGCAGCACTTGCAGAGCAAGGAATCTCGATTCGTAAATTAGGAAAAATTGGCAATCATGAAGGATGTCTTAGAGTTTCAATTGGTACTAAAGAGATGAATTCAAAATTCTTACTTGCAATTCGTGATTTATTGAGATGA
- the hisD gene encoding histidinol dehydrogenase, whose product MRIIKVTNIEKFASKILPKQPQKNKSIVESIINDVKKNGDKALRKYEKKFTKATISSFRLSKVEIKNAYSSISKSELDALHLAKRRLEKTESTIKSLLKNKTINNDGIKIIKKFIPIQSVGCYVPGGLARYPSSAIMSIIPAKVAGVPRIVVVSPPNSEGKIDPLTVVAADICGAHEIYKTGGVQAIAALSNGTRTIPKVDKIVGPGGALVTSAKFLVSEQTGIDMLAGPTELGIIADNSANPKFIALDLISQAEHSSDTFCYLITTSEKLAKSVNKMVSELLPKIQRANFVKSSLKNNGFIAICKTQSDMIKLANILSPEHLQIMTKKPESISSKITSSGLILLGSDTPSSASDYILGSNHILPTSGFAKIRGSLSILDFIKISTQVKCSKPSLSKLSKPLQILTKAECLFNHYESIRGRLK is encoded by the coding sequence ATGAGAATAATCAAAGTAACTAATATTGAAAAATTTGCATCTAAAATTCTTCCAAAACAGCCTCAAAAAAACAAATCAATTGTTGAATCTATCATTAATGATGTAAAAAAAAATGGCGATAAGGCATTACGAAAATATGAAAAAAAATTCACCAAGGCAACCATCTCTTCATTTCGATTATCTAAAGTTGAAATAAAAAATGCATATTCTAGTATATCAAAATCTGAACTTGATGCATTACATTTAGCAAAAAGAAGATTGGAAAAAACTGAATCTACAATCAAGTCACTATTAAAAAATAAAACAATTAACAATGATGGAATCAAAATTATCAAAAAATTCATTCCAATTCAAAGTGTCGGTTGTTACGTTCCGGGAGGTTTGGCCAGATATCCAAGTTCTGCCATAATGTCGATAATTCCCGCAAAAGTTGCAGGAGTGCCTAGAATTGTAGTTGTATCTCCACCAAACTCTGAGGGTAAAATTGATCCATTGACAGTTGTTGCTGCAGATATTTGTGGTGCACATGAAATTTACAAAACTGGTGGCGTTCAGGCAATTGCTGCATTATCAAATGGAACAAGAACAATCCCTAAAGTTGATAAAATAGTCGGACCTGGTGGTGCACTTGTAACTAGTGCAAAATTTCTAGTTAGTGAACAAACTGGAATTGATATGCTTGCGGGTCCTACTGAATTAGGGATTATTGCAGATAATTCTGCAAATCCAAAATTTATTGCGTTGGATTTGATTTCACAGGCAGAACATAGCAGCGATACTTTTTGTTATCTAATTACAACCTCAGAAAAACTTGCAAAGTCTGTAAACAAAATGGTTTCTGAATTATTACCAAAAATTCAAAGGGCAAATTTTGTAAAATCTAGTCTAAAAAATAATGGGTTTATTGCAATTTGTAAAACACAATCAGATATGATCAAACTTGCAAATATTTTATCTCCTGAACATCTACAAATAATGACAAAAAAACCTGAATCAATTTCCTCAAAAATAACTTCTTCTGGTCTTATTTTACTTGGAAGTGATACTCCCTCATCTGCTAGTGACTATATTTTAGGCTCAAATCACATACTTCCTACCAGTGGATTTGCTAAAATTCGAGGATCTCTTTCAATTTTGGATTTTATTAAAATCAGCACACAAGTAAAATGCTCAAAACCATCGTTGTCAAAACTTTCAAAACCTTTACAAATTTTAACAAAAGCCGAATGTCTATTCAATCATTATGAGTCAATTAGAGGAAGATTAAAATGA